Proteins from a single region of Haloplanus sp. GDY1:
- a CDS encoding DUF3311 domain-containing protein, with product MRSIRDWLWIAAFVILVTFSIPWFLWGTSTVVAGLPVWLWWHLGWMGLAAVTFALFTRYGWDRLMGVEGEAGLGAGGTRGGEP from the coding sequence ATGCGTTCGATACGCGATTGGCTATGGATAGCGGCGTTCGTCATACTCGTCACGTTCTCGATCCCCTGGTTCCTCTGGGGGACCTCGACGGTGGTCGCCGGACTGCCGGTCTGGCTCTGGTGGCACCTCGGGTGGATGGGCCTCGCGGCGGTCACCTTCGCGCTGTTCACCCGGTACGGGTGGGATCGACTGATGGGCGTCGAGGGCGAGGCCGGCCTCGGCGCCGGGGGGACGCGGGGTGGTGAGCCGTGA
- a CDS encoding VOC family protein: MDVVDMDHVAIRVSDLDRALEFYHDLLGMEIRDRERFEDGEVPYVAVVAGGRHLHLVPTDGAFDVDGEHVCLLVRSEGTGTRAELDALLDDLRAAGVEVEAGEPHERYGAYGRDWAAYVRDPDGRRIELKLH, from the coding sequence ATGGACGTCGTCGACATGGACCACGTCGCCATCCGCGTGAGCGACCTCGACCGGGCGCTGGAGTTCTACCACGACCTGCTGGGGATGGAGATCCGCGACCGCGAGCGGTTCGAGGACGGCGAGGTGCCGTACGTGGCCGTCGTCGCCGGCGGCCGGCACCTCCACCTCGTGCCCACCGACGGGGCGTTCGACGTGGACGGCGAACACGTCTGTCTGCTCGTCCGTTCGGAGGGGACGGGTACCCGGGCGGAACTCGACGCCCTCCTCGACGACCTCCGGGCGGCGGGCGTCGAGGTGGAGGCGGGGGAGCCCCACGAACGCTACGGCGCGTACGGCCGCGACTGGGCGGCGTACGTCCGCGACCCCGACGGCCGCCGGATCGAACTCAAACTTCACTGA
- a CDS encoding SRPBCC family protein: MATYRRRTRVDAPLDSVWDFHSRVSGLEALTPDWLNLRIEAVRGPDGEPDPGILETGSRIDASIRPFGVGPRQRWTSVITDRVRDGASAYFRDEMVDGPFRRWEHTHRFFADGAKTVVDDRVEYALPFGPLGEAVAPLARVGFEPMFRYRHRRTRALLE; this comes from the coding sequence ATGGCGACCTACCGACGCCGGACGCGCGTCGACGCGCCGCTGGATTCGGTGTGGGACTTCCACTCCCGGGTGAGCGGCCTGGAGGCGCTGACCCCCGACTGGCTGAACCTCCGGATCGAGGCGGTCCGGGGACCGGACGGCGAACCCGACCCCGGGATTCTGGAGACGGGGTCGCGGATCGACGCCTCGATCCGGCCGTTCGGCGTCGGCCCGCGACAGCGCTGGACCTCCGTCATCACCGACCGGGTGCGCGACGGTGCCAGCGCGTACTTCAGAGACGAGATGGTCGACGGCCCGTTCCGCCGGTGGGAACACACCCACCGTTTCTTCGCCGACGGGGCGAAGACGGTCGTCGACGACCGGGTGGAGTACGCCCTCCCCTTCGGTCCCCTCGGCGAGGCCGTCGCGCCGCTCGCCCGCGTCGGGTTCGAACCCATGTTCCGGTACCGTCACCGGCGGACGCGCGCGCTCCTCGAGTGA
- a CDS encoding DMT family transporter → MSATDDGVVAPPLVALGVAVLAISTSAILVRWSDAPNVVKALYRVTFTVVALAPLVDGGDRASLRRVGRRDGLVAVAAGVALAVHFVVWFESLDHTTVAASVTIVQAQPVFVAAGAWVLLGERVSRRGAVGIGIALLGMVALSFGPTLLAAVDPTATPDAPVAGAQYGNALALLGAVAVAAYYLAGRSLRRRLGVLPYVTVVYTACALVLLAVAVARGHELLSYPPHEWALFAAMALGPGVLGHTVVNWALGHLESHVVSVSLLGEPVGSTLLAVVLLSEVPTAGTLLGGTVVLAGIYVTASARPQ, encoded by the coding sequence GTGTCCGCGACAGACGATGGAGTCGTCGCCCCGCCGCTCGTCGCCCTCGGCGTCGCGGTGCTCGCGATCAGCACGAGCGCGATACTGGTCCGCTGGAGCGACGCTCCGAACGTGGTCAAGGCGCTGTATCGGGTGACGTTCACCGTCGTGGCGCTCGCCCCCCTCGTCGACGGCGGCGACAGGGCGTCGTTGCGTCGGGTCGGGCGGCGGGACGGACTGGTCGCCGTCGCCGCTGGCGTCGCCCTCGCGGTCCACTTCGTGGTCTGGTTCGAGAGCCTCGATCACACGACGGTCGCCGCGAGCGTCACCATCGTCCAGGCCCAGCCGGTGTTCGTCGCCGCCGGGGCGTGGGTCCTCCTCGGGGAGCGAGTGAGTCGGCGAGGGGCCGTCGGCATCGGCATCGCCCTCCTCGGAATGGTCGCGCTGTCGTTCGGCCCGACCCTCCTCGCGGCGGTCGATCCGACCGCCACGCCGGACGCCCCCGTGGCTGGGGCGCAGTACGGCAACGCGCTCGCACTCCTCGGCGCGGTGGCGGTGGCGGCCTACTACCTCGCCGGCCGGTCGTTACGGCGACGGCTCGGGGTGTTGCCGTACGTGACGGTCGTGTACACGGCCTGTGCGCTGGTCCTGCTCGCCGTCGCCGTCGCCCGGGGGCACGAACTGCTGTCGTACCCGCCCCACGAGTGGGCGCTGTTCGCCGCGATGGCCCTCGGGCCGGGCGTCCTCGGCCACACCGTCGTGAACTGGGCGCTCGGCCACCTCGAATCCCACGTCGTCAGCGTCTCGCTGCTCGGCGAACCCGTGGGGAGTACGCTGCTCGCGGTCGTCCTCCTGTCCGAGGTGCCGACGGCCGGGACGCTCCTCGGCGGTACGGTCGTCCTCGCCGGCATCTACGTCACCGCCTCGGCACGGCCTCAGTGA